The Diadema setosum chromosome 4, eeDiaSeto1, whole genome shotgun sequence genome window below encodes:
- the LOC140227418 gene encoding uncharacterized protein, translating into MATLHQISSQNIECPICLTFFNQPKLLACSHTFCKDCLQRIFQTQPRQQTITCPVCRKKTPLPSGDVSKLQTNVPLSSLVDEVKTKSPTCSVCEMDEKLPAVFYCQDCEKNMCKSCEKTHCIWKPFSTHSIVAISEVISGKVPLRKRRNCKKHPNDDGNCFCTGCREYICCTCGVLEHLQKGHRLEEAAIHEEKLIQNIKELRERVKSKKATVENHVEVIKTQRNEITNMLRKLNDDIDKTYKEYMQLLSDRREALKCQVKRWSVKFKTELQIMEDENRRKISYMNAMEELVTNGMKVPLEKDALFAHDTLCENLKIFLGRDIPDGQSQGGVAERVQKISFRKHVKVNELRLGELKVYTPSVKADVELRRKDSMNCVTRAPDGKMAVGSSSGGMHLYSRNGELQQTVLKDVAIIESGFLSDGRGVVRGRKNKIILYTSKWKKLDVTFETISYDEGGYGGFTVDRDDNIYVGYRKPKKIQVFTPQGGKAIREIMCDSYSPQQIISFRTSWKLMIKNPSAVVCLDGKGKMENVLKKEGMAAWPAVCRDDSVIVAWVKHGEGLVSIDRYTRDLEHVRNVVTTFKITKPKERNWYYLQEFESGEIAFCTPDRLYIFHAT; encoded by the coding sequence atggcaacgcttCATCAAATCAGCAGCCAGAATATCGAGTGTCCTATCTGTCTGACATTTTTCAACCAACCTAAATTGCTGGCCTGTTCACACACCTTCTGCAAAGACTGTCTGCAACGTATCTTTCAAACTCAGCCCAGACAACAAACTATAACATGCCCTGTATGCAGGAAAAAAACACCCCTACCCAGTGGAGATGTGAGTAAGTTACAAACGAACGTACCGCTGAGTTCTCTCGTGGACGAAGTGAAAACCAAGAGTCCTACGTGCTCTGTTTGTGAGATGGACGAAAAGCTGCCAGCTGTGTTTTATTGTCAGGACTGTGAGAAAAATATGTGTAAATCTTGTGAGAAAACACACTGTATCTGGAAACCGTTTTCCACCCACTCAATAGTAGCCATTAGCGAAGTGATTTCAGGAAAAGTTCCGCTTAGGAAGCGACGAAACTGTAAGAAACACCCTAATGATGATGGTAACTGTTTCTGCACTGGATGTCGGGAGTACATTTGCTGTACGTGCGGGGTGCTGGAGCATTTGCAAAAAGGACACAGGCTGGAAGAAGCAGCTATCCATGAGgagaaattgatacaaaatatcaaggaattgagagaaagagtaaaatcaaagAAAGCAACCGTTGAAAACCATGTCGAAGTCATAAAGACACAACGCAATGAAATTACAAATATGCTGAGAAAGCTCAATGATGACATCGACAAGACGTACAAGGAATACATGCAGCTATTGTCAGACAGAAGAGAAGCGCTGAAATGCCAAGTGAAACGATGGTCTGTAAAATTCAAGACGGAATTACAAATCATGGAGGACGAGAATCGGCGAAAAATCAGCTACATGAACGCCATGGAAGAGCTGGTAACTAACGGTATGAAGGTACCGCTAGAGAAAGACGCCTTGTTTGCACACGACACGCTGTGCGAGAACTTGAAGATCTTTCTTGGACGAGATATTCCCGACGGCCAATCACAGGGAGGTGTGGCAGAACGAGTTCAGAAGATTTCATTTCGAAAACACGtgaaggtcaatgaacttcgtCTAGGAGAGCTGAAAGTTTACACACCGAGTGTCAAAGCAGACGTTGAGCTCCGTCGCAAAGACAGCATGAACTGTGTCACTCGTGCACCAGACGGTAAGATGGCGGTGGGATCGTCTTCAGGCGGAATGCATCTCTACTCCCGTAATGGCGAGTTACAGCAGACGGTGCTGAAAGATGTTGCTATCATTGAAAGTGGATTCTTGTCTGATGGTCGAGGTGTTGTACGTGGTAGAAAAAACAAGATAATCCTATACACTTCAAAGTGGAAGAAGCTTGACGTCACATTCGAGACGATAAGTTATGACGAAGGAGGGTATGGTGGATTCACTGTGGATAGAGATGATAATATCTACGTGGGTTATAGGAAGCCCAAGAAGATCCAGGTATTTACCCCACAGGGTGGTAAAGCTATCAGGGAAATAATGTGTGACAGCTATTCACCTCAGCAAATAATATCCTTTCGCACGTCGTGGAAACTAATGATCAAAAATCCAAGCGCTGTCGTGTGCCTTGATGGTAAGGGGAAGATGGAGAATGTCTTGAAGAAGGAGGGTATGGCAGCCTGGCCAGCTGTTTGTCGAGATGATTCGGTCATTGTAGCCTGGGTGAAGCATGGGGAGGGTCTCGTCAGTATCGATCGATACACGAGAGATTTGGAGCACGTGCGCAATGTCGTCACtactttcaaaataacaaaaccaaaggAAAGAAACTGGTACTATCTACAAGAGTTTGAGAGTGGTGAGATAGCTTTCTGCACCCCAGATAGACTCTACATATTTCATGCGACATAA